A window of the Cuculus canorus isolate bCucCan1 chromosome 3, bCucCan1.pri, whole genome shotgun sequence genome harbors these coding sequences:
- the LOC104068792 gene encoding uridine-cytidine kinase-like 1 isoform X2, whose translation MAAAGAEQRWGTAGAGPVPLSPLLSRLPLAPSPRRRTGSQCKPEPPLLRTSTRTIYTAGRPPWYSETGAPVDEAFVIGLCGGSASGKTTVARRIIEALDVPWVVLLSMDSFYKVLDEGQQALAARSDYNFDHPDAFDFELLVSVLRKLKKGKSVKVPVYDFTTHSRRREWKTVYGANVIVFEGILAFANKELLKLLDMKVFVDTDSDIRLVRRLQRDIMERGRDIVGVIKQYHKFVKPAFEQYIEPTVQVADIVVPRGGENFVALDLIVQHVHSQLEKVRSGMIQGWAMAALASAHQGQPLPKTLSVLENTPQVRGMHTIIRNKDTTRDEFIFYSKRLMRLLIEHALSFLPLKSVTVETPQGTMYEGKRFHRQRITGVSILRAGETMEQALTAVCKDIRLGKILIQTNHDTGEPELHYLRLPKEISEDYVILMDSTVSTGAAAMMAVRVLLDHDVQEDRIFLLSLLMAEMGVHSVAYAFPRVRIITTAVDKRINEEFHIIPGIGNFGDRYFGTDAPSAWSENDSTDC comes from the exons atggcggcggcgggcgcggaGCAGCGTTGGGGCACGGCGGGCGCGGGGCCGGTGCCGCTGTCGCCGCTGCTGTCCCGGCTGCCGCTCGCCCCGTCCCCGCGGCGCCGCACCGGCAGCCAGTGCAAGCCCGAGCCGCCGCTGCTGCGCACCAGCACCCGCACCATCTACACCGCCGGGCGCCCGCCGTGGTACAGCGAGACCGGAGCGCCCGTGGACGAGGCCTTCGTTATCG GCCTGTGCGGTGGCAGCGCCTCAGGGAAGACAACAGTGGCGAGGCGGATCATCGAAGCACTGGACGTGCCCTGGGTCGTGCTGCTCTCCATGGATTCCTTTTACAAG GTGCTGGATGAGGGGCAGCAGGCGCTGGCAGCCCGCAGCGACTACAACTTCGACCACCCTGATGCCTTCGACTTTGAGCTGCTGGTGAGCGTGCTGCGCAAGCTGAAGAAGGGCAAGAGCGTGAAGGTGCCCGTGTACGACTTCACTACGCACAGCCGGCGCCGAGAGTGG AAAACGGTGTACGGTGCCAATGTCATTGTGTTCGAGGGCATCCTGGCATTCGCCAacaaggagctgctgaag CTCCTGGACATGAAGGTGTTTGTGGACACGGACTCTGACATCCGGCTGGTGCGGCGGCTGCAGCGTGACATCATGGAGCGTGGGCGCGACATCGTGGGTGTCATCAAACAGTACCACAAGTTTGTGAAGCCAGCCTTTGAGCAGTACATCGAGCCCACCGTGCAGGTGGCTGACATTGTGGTGCCCCGTG GTGGGGAAAACTTTGTGGCCCTGGATCTCATCGTGCAGCACGTGCACAGCCAGCTGGAGAAGGTGAGGAGTGGGATGATCCAGGGCT GGGCCAT GGCTGCCCTGGCCTCTGCCCACCAGGGGCAGCCACTGCCAAAGACGCTGAGTGTCCTGGAGAACACACCACAGGTGCGAGGCATGCACACCATCATCCG GAACAAGGACACGACCAGGGACGAGTTCATCTTCTACTCCAAGCGCCTGATGAGGCTGCTGATCGAGCACGCCCTGTCCTTCCTGCCCCTGAAG TCGGTGACAGTGGAGACGCCACAGGGGACGATGTATGAGGGGAAGCGGTTCCACAGGCAGAGG ATCACCGGTGTGTCCATCCTGCGTGCTGGTGAGACCATGGAGCAGGCCCTCACAGCCGTGTGCAAGGACATCCGCCTGGGCAAGATCTTGATCCAGACCAACCATGACACTGGGGAGCCCGAG CTCCACTACCTGCGCCTTCCCAAGGAGATCAGTGAGGACTATGTCATCCTCATGGACAGCACCGTCTCCACCGGCGCCGCGGCCATGATGGCCGTGCGTGTCCTGCTG GACCACGATGTGCAGGAGGACAGGATCTTCCTTCTGTCCCTGCTGATGGCTGAGATGGGCGTGCACTCCGTCGCCTACGCCTTTCCCCGTGTCCGCATCATCACCACCGCTGTGGACAAGCGGATCAACGAGGAATTCCACATCATCCCAGGCATTG GTAACTTTGGGGACCGATACTTTGGCACCGATGCTCCCTCTGCCTGGAGTGAGAATGACAGCACAGACTGCTGA
- the LOC104068792 gene encoding uridine-cytidine kinase-like 1 isoform X1: MAAAGAEQRWGTAGAGPVPLSPLLSRLPLAPSPRRRTGSQCKPEPPLLRTSTRTIYTAGRPPWYSETGAPVDEAFVIGLCGGSASGKTTVARRIIEALDVPWVVLLSMDSFYKVLDEGQQALAARSDYNFDHPDAFDFELLVSVLRKLKKGKSVKVPVYDFTTHSRRREWKTVYGANVIVFEGILAFANKELLKLLDMKVFVDTDSDIRLVRRLQRDIMERGRDIVGVIKQYHKFVKPAFEQYIEPTVQVADIVVPRGGENFVALDLIVQHVHSQLEKREITVRAALASAHQGQPLPKTLSVLENTPQVRGMHTIIRNKDTTRDEFIFYSKRLMRLLIEHALSFLPLKSVTVETPQGTMYEGKRFHRQRITGVSILRAGETMEQALTAVCKDIRLGKILIQTNHDTGEPELHYLRLPKEISEDYVILMDSTVSTGAAAMMAVRVLLDHDVQEDRIFLLSLLMAEMGVHSVAYAFPRVRIITTAVDKRINEEFHIIPGIGNFGDRYFGTDAPSAWSENDSTDC; encoded by the exons atggcggcggcgggcgcggaGCAGCGTTGGGGCACGGCGGGCGCGGGGCCGGTGCCGCTGTCGCCGCTGCTGTCCCGGCTGCCGCTCGCCCCGTCCCCGCGGCGCCGCACCGGCAGCCAGTGCAAGCCCGAGCCGCCGCTGCTGCGCACCAGCACCCGCACCATCTACACCGCCGGGCGCCCGCCGTGGTACAGCGAGACCGGAGCGCCCGTGGACGAGGCCTTCGTTATCG GCCTGTGCGGTGGCAGCGCCTCAGGGAAGACAACAGTGGCGAGGCGGATCATCGAAGCACTGGACGTGCCCTGGGTCGTGCTGCTCTCCATGGATTCCTTTTACAAG GTGCTGGATGAGGGGCAGCAGGCGCTGGCAGCCCGCAGCGACTACAACTTCGACCACCCTGATGCCTTCGACTTTGAGCTGCTGGTGAGCGTGCTGCGCAAGCTGAAGAAGGGCAAGAGCGTGAAGGTGCCCGTGTACGACTTCACTACGCACAGCCGGCGCCGAGAGTGG AAAACGGTGTACGGTGCCAATGTCATTGTGTTCGAGGGCATCCTGGCATTCGCCAacaaggagctgctgaag CTCCTGGACATGAAGGTGTTTGTGGACACGGACTCTGACATCCGGCTGGTGCGGCGGCTGCAGCGTGACATCATGGAGCGTGGGCGCGACATCGTGGGTGTCATCAAACAGTACCACAAGTTTGTGAAGCCAGCCTTTGAGCAGTACATCGAGCCCACCGTGCAGGTGGCTGACATTGTGGTGCCCCGTG GTGGGGAAAACTTTGTGGCCCTGGATCTCATCGTGCAGCACGTGCACAGCCAGCTGGAGAAG CGCGAGATCACAGTCAG GGCTGCCCTGGCCTCTGCCCACCAGGGGCAGCCACTGCCAAAGACGCTGAGTGTCCTGGAGAACACACCACAGGTGCGAGGCATGCACACCATCATCCG GAACAAGGACACGACCAGGGACGAGTTCATCTTCTACTCCAAGCGCCTGATGAGGCTGCTGATCGAGCACGCCCTGTCCTTCCTGCCCCTGAAG TCGGTGACAGTGGAGACGCCACAGGGGACGATGTATGAGGGGAAGCGGTTCCACAGGCAGAGG ATCACCGGTGTGTCCATCCTGCGTGCTGGTGAGACCATGGAGCAGGCCCTCACAGCCGTGTGCAAGGACATCCGCCTGGGCAAGATCTTGATCCAGACCAACCATGACACTGGGGAGCCCGAG CTCCACTACCTGCGCCTTCCCAAGGAGATCAGTGAGGACTATGTCATCCTCATGGACAGCACCGTCTCCACCGGCGCCGCGGCCATGATGGCCGTGCGTGTCCTGCTG GACCACGATGTGCAGGAGGACAGGATCTTCCTTCTGTCCCTGCTGATGGCTGAGATGGGCGTGCACTCCGTCGCCTACGCCTTTCCCCGTGTCCGCATCATCACCACCGCTGTGGACAAGCGGATCAACGAGGAATTCCACATCATCCCAGGCATTG GTAACTTTGGGGACCGATACTTTGGCACCGATGCTCCCTCTGCCTGGAGTGAGAATGACAGCACAGACTGCTGA
- the SLC30A3 gene encoding probable proton-coupled zinc antiporter SLC30A3 isoform X1, giving the protein MGLIETSVGYPGGGVRGGESVPVPVSAGCRCPLPLAPRWSPRPAPRAPASSARGAAPPAAACASTGTAGTASRLLRHRHLHHQHPQHRHLCHRLFVGPRDALVPPSPPGPRCHCSPLAPSPGPGGLRAHRQLSIACAVCCTFMVGEVIGGYLAHSLAIMTDAAHLLTDVGSMAVSLFSLRVSTHAPTKTMSFGWHRSETLGALASVLSIWVVTGALVYLAAARIISNDYEIEARAMLATSAGAVGVNLVMAHILHQTPTGCGVGGPRSRDCRLPPAQPGSASVRAAFVHVVGDLLQSLGVLTAAAIIYAKPQYKIADPISTLFFSVFVLGSTITILRDVLRVLMEGGQQGGTKAVGGAPRGLEFDTVKATLLGVSGVQSTHDLHLWALTLGQPALSAHVAIDAGADPELVLRDATAQLRARFGVTCCTLQVERYQEEMGGCPHCRDPCA; this is encoded by the exons ATGGGTCTAATTGAAACAAGCGTGGGTTACCCAGGGGGCGGTGTCCGGGGCGGGGAGTCAGTCCCGGTGCCGGTGAGCGCTGGGTGCCGCTGCCCGCTGCCGCTCGCCCCGCGATGGAGTCCCCGACCGGCACCGAGAGCGCCCGCCTCGTCAGCCCGCGGGGCGGCCCCGCCGGCGGCAGCCTGCGCCTCGACAGGTACAGCCGGCACCGCATCCCGGCTCCTCCGGCATCGGCACCTCCatcaccagcacccccagcaccgGCACCTGTGTCATCG TCTGTTTGTAGGTCCCCGCGATGCCCTGGTCCCGCCGTCCCCTCCGGGTCCTCGGTGCCACTGCAGCCCCCTCGCCCCCAGCCCCGGCCCGGGGGGGCTGCGGGCCCACCGGCAGCTGAGCATCGCCTGCGCCGTCTGCTGCACCTTCATGGTCGGGGAGGTGATCG GCGGGTACCTGGCACACAGCCTGGCCATCATGACGGATGCGGCTCATCTGCTGACCGACGTGGGAAGCATGGCTGtcagcctcttctccctccGCGTCTCTACCCACGCGCCCACCAAGACCATGAGCTTCGGCTGGCACCGCTCTG AGACGCTGGGAGCGCTGGCCTCCGTCCTCTCCATCTGGGTGGTCACCGGGGCCCTCGTTTACCTGGCAGCCGCCCGCATCATCAGCAATGACTACGAGATCGAGGCGCGTGCCATGCTGGCTACCTCGGCCGGCGCCGTCGGCGTCAACCTGGT catGGCACACATCCTGCACCAGACCCCCACGGGCTGTGGTGTTGGGGGCCCCCGCAGCAGGGACTGCAGGCTCCCCCCTGCCCAGCCCGGCAGCGCCAGCGTCCGCGCCGCCTTCGTCCATGTCGTGGGTGACCTCCTGCAGAGCCTGGGCGTCCTCACTGCTGCCGCCATCATCTATGCCAAG ccccagtaCAAGATCGCAGACCCCATCAGCACACTCTTCTTCTCCGTCTTCGTCCTCGGCTCCACCATCACCATCCTCAGGGACGTCCTCAGGGTCCTCATGGaaggtgggcagcagggaggcacAAAGGCTGTAGGAG GGGCACCGCGGGGCCTCGAGTTTGACACAGTGAAGGCGACGCTGCTGGGAGTGAGCGGAGTACAGAGCACCCATGATCTGCACCTCTGGGCACTGACGCTGGGCCAGCCCGCCCTGTCGGCACATGTGGCCATCG ATGCCGGCGCAGACCCCGAGTTGGTGCTGCGCGACGCCACGGCGCAGTTGCGGGCCCGGTTTGGGGTCACCTGCTGCACGCTGCAGGTGGAGCGGTaccaggaggagatggggggctgCCCGCACTGCCGTGACCCCTGTGCCTGA
- the SLC30A3 gene encoding probable proton-coupled zinc antiporter SLC30A3 isoform X2, with the protein MGLIETSVGYPGGGVRGGESVPVPVSAGCRCPLPLAPRWSPRPAPRAPASSARGAAPPAAACASTGTAGTASRLLRHRHLHHQHPQHRHLCHRLFVGPRDALVPPSPPGPRCHCSPLAPSPGPGGLRAHRQLSIACAVCCTFMVGEVIGGYLAHSLAIMTDAAHLLTDVGSMAVSLFSLRVSTHAPTKTMSFGWHRSETLGALASVLSIWVVTGALVYLAAARIISNDYEIEARAMLATSAGAVGVNLVMAHILHQTPTGCGVGGPRSRDCRLPPAQPGSASVRAAFVHVVGDLLQSLGVLTAAAIIYAKPQYKIADPISTLFFSVFVLGSTITILRDVLRVLMEGAPRGLEFDTVKATLLGVSGVQSTHDLHLWALTLGQPALSAHVAIDAGADPELVLRDATAQLRARFGVTCCTLQVERYQEEMGGCPHCRDPCA; encoded by the exons ATGGGTCTAATTGAAACAAGCGTGGGTTACCCAGGGGGCGGTGTCCGGGGCGGGGAGTCAGTCCCGGTGCCGGTGAGCGCTGGGTGCCGCTGCCCGCTGCCGCTCGCCCCGCGATGGAGTCCCCGACCGGCACCGAGAGCGCCCGCCTCGTCAGCCCGCGGGGCGGCCCCGCCGGCGGCAGCCTGCGCCTCGACAGGTACAGCCGGCACCGCATCCCGGCTCCTCCGGCATCGGCACCTCCatcaccagcacccccagcaccgGCACCTGTGTCATCG TCTGTTTGTAGGTCCCCGCGATGCCCTGGTCCCGCCGTCCCCTCCGGGTCCTCGGTGCCACTGCAGCCCCCTCGCCCCCAGCCCCGGCCCGGGGGGGCTGCGGGCCCACCGGCAGCTGAGCATCGCCTGCGCCGTCTGCTGCACCTTCATGGTCGGGGAGGTGATCG GCGGGTACCTGGCACACAGCCTGGCCATCATGACGGATGCGGCTCATCTGCTGACCGACGTGGGAAGCATGGCTGtcagcctcttctccctccGCGTCTCTACCCACGCGCCCACCAAGACCATGAGCTTCGGCTGGCACCGCTCTG AGACGCTGGGAGCGCTGGCCTCCGTCCTCTCCATCTGGGTGGTCACCGGGGCCCTCGTTTACCTGGCAGCCGCCCGCATCATCAGCAATGACTACGAGATCGAGGCGCGTGCCATGCTGGCTACCTCGGCCGGCGCCGTCGGCGTCAACCTGGT catGGCACACATCCTGCACCAGACCCCCACGGGCTGTGGTGTTGGGGGCCCCCGCAGCAGGGACTGCAGGCTCCCCCCTGCCCAGCCCGGCAGCGCCAGCGTCCGCGCCGCCTTCGTCCATGTCGTGGGTGACCTCCTGCAGAGCCTGGGCGTCCTCACTGCTGCCGCCATCATCTATGCCAAG ccccagtaCAAGATCGCAGACCCCATCAGCACACTCTTCTTCTCCGTCTTCGTCCTCGGCTCCACCATCACCATCCTCAGGGACGTCCTCAGGGTCCTCATGGaag GGGCACCGCGGGGCCTCGAGTTTGACACAGTGAAGGCGACGCTGCTGGGAGTGAGCGGAGTACAGAGCACCCATGATCTGCACCTCTGGGCACTGACGCTGGGCCAGCCCGCCCTGTCGGCACATGTGGCCATCG ATGCCGGCGCAGACCCCGAGTTGGTGCTGCGCGACGCCACGGCGCAGTTGCGGGCCCGGTTTGGGGTCACCTGCTGCACGCTGCAGGTGGAGCGGTaccaggaggagatggggggctgCCCGCACTGCCGTGACCCCTGTGCCTGA
- the SLC30A3 gene encoding probable proton-coupled zinc antiporter SLC30A3 isoform X6 has protein sequence MESPTGTESARLVSPRGGPAGGSLRLDRYSRHRIPAPPASAPPSPAPPAPAPVSSSVCRSPRCPGPAVPSGSSVPLQPPRPQPRPGGAAGPPAAEHRLRRLLHLHGRGGDRRVPGTQPGHHDGCGSSADRRGKHGCQPLLPPRLYPRAHQDHELRLAPLCMAHILHQTPTGCGVGGPRSRDCRLPPAQPGSASVRAAFVHVVGDLLQSLGVLTAAAIIYAKPQYKIADPISTLFFSVFVLGSTITILRDVLRVLMEGGQQGGTKAVGGAPRGLEFDTVKATLLGVSGVQSTHDLHLWALTLGQPALSAHVAIDAGADPELVLRDATAQLRARFGVTCCTLQVERYQEEMGGCPHCRDPCA, from the exons ATGGAGTCCCCGACCGGCACCGAGAGCGCCCGCCTCGTCAGCCCGCGGGGCGGCCCCGCCGGCGGCAGCCTGCGCCTCGACAGGTACAGCCGGCACCGCATCCCGGCTCCTCCGGCATCGGCACCTCCatcaccagcacccccagcaccgGCACCTGTGTCATCG TCTGTTTGTAGGTCCCCGCGATGCCCTGGTCCCGCCGTCCCCTCCGGGTCCTCGGTGCCACTGCAGCCCCCTCGCCCCCAGCCCCGGCCCGGGGGGGCTGCGGGCCCACCGGCAGCTGAGCATCGCCTGCGCCGTCTGCTGCACCTTCATGGTCGGGGAGGTGATCG GCGGGTACCTGGCACACAGCCTGGCCATCATGACGGATGCGGCTCATCTGCTGACCGACGTGGGAAGCATGGCTGtcagcctcttctccctccGCGTCTCTACCCACGCGCCCACCAAGACCATGAGCTTCGGCTGGCACCGCTCTG catGGCACACATCCTGCACCAGACCCCCACGGGCTGTGGTGTTGGGGGCCCCCGCAGCAGGGACTGCAGGCTCCCCCCTGCCCAGCCCGGCAGCGCCAGCGTCCGCGCCGCCTTCGTCCATGTCGTGGGTGACCTCCTGCAGAGCCTGGGCGTCCTCACTGCTGCCGCCATCATCTATGCCAAG ccccagtaCAAGATCGCAGACCCCATCAGCACACTCTTCTTCTCCGTCTTCGTCCTCGGCTCCACCATCACCATCCTCAGGGACGTCCTCAGGGTCCTCATGGaaggtgggcagcagggaggcacAAAGGCTGTAGGAG GGGCACCGCGGGGCCTCGAGTTTGACACAGTGAAGGCGACGCTGCTGGGAGTGAGCGGAGTACAGAGCACCCATGATCTGCACCTCTGGGCACTGACGCTGGGCCAGCCCGCCCTGTCGGCACATGTGGCCATCG ATGCCGGCGCAGACCCCGAGTTGGTGCTGCGCGACGCCACGGCGCAGTTGCGGGCCCGGTTTGGGGTCACCTGCTGCACGCTGCAGGTGGAGCGGTaccaggaggagatggggggctgCCCGCACTGCCGTGACCCCTGTGCCTGA
- the SLC30A3 gene encoding probable proton-coupled zinc antiporter SLC30A3 isoform X3, producing MESPTGTESARLVSPRGGPAGGSLRLDRYSRHRIPAPPASAPPSPAPPAPAPVSSSVCRSPRCPGPAVPSGSSVPLQPPRPQPRPGGAAGPPAAEHRLRRLLHLHGRGGDRRPAPAGGYLAHSLAIMTDAAHLLTDVGSMAVSLFSLRVSTHAPTKTMSFGWHRSETLGALASVLSIWVVTGALVYLAAARIISNDYEIEARAMLATSAGAVGVNLVMAHILHQTPTGCGVGGPRSRDCRLPPAQPGSASVRAAFVHVVGDLLQSLGVLTAAAIIYAKPQYKIADPISTLFFSVFVLGSTITILRDVLRVLMEGGQQGGTKAVGGAPRGLEFDTVKATLLGVSGVQSTHDLHLWALTLGQPALSAHVAIDAGADPELVLRDATAQLRARFGVTCCTLQVERYQEEMGGCPHCRDPCA from the exons ATGGAGTCCCCGACCGGCACCGAGAGCGCCCGCCTCGTCAGCCCGCGGGGCGGCCCCGCCGGCGGCAGCCTGCGCCTCGACAGGTACAGCCGGCACCGCATCCCGGCTCCTCCGGCATCGGCACCTCCatcaccagcacccccagcaccgGCACCTGTGTCATCG TCTGTTTGTAGGTCCCCGCGATGCCCTGGTCCCGCCGTCCCCTCCGGGTCCTCGGTGCCACTGCAGCCCCCTCGCCCCCAGCCCCGGCCCGGGGGGGCTGCGGGCCCACCGGCAGCTGAGCATCGCCTGCGCCGTCTGCTGCACCTTCATGGTCGGGGAGGTGATCG CCGCCCTGCGCCCGCAGGCGGGTACCTGGCACACAGCCTGGCCATCATGACGGATGCGGCTCATCTGCTGACCGACGTGGGAAGCATGGCTGtcagcctcttctccctccGCGTCTCTACCCACGCGCCCACCAAGACCATGAGCTTCGGCTGGCACCGCTCTG AGACGCTGGGAGCGCTGGCCTCCGTCCTCTCCATCTGGGTGGTCACCGGGGCCCTCGTTTACCTGGCAGCCGCCCGCATCATCAGCAATGACTACGAGATCGAGGCGCGTGCCATGCTGGCTACCTCGGCCGGCGCCGTCGGCGTCAACCTGGT catGGCACACATCCTGCACCAGACCCCCACGGGCTGTGGTGTTGGGGGCCCCCGCAGCAGGGACTGCAGGCTCCCCCCTGCCCAGCCCGGCAGCGCCAGCGTCCGCGCCGCCTTCGTCCATGTCGTGGGTGACCTCCTGCAGAGCCTGGGCGTCCTCACTGCTGCCGCCATCATCTATGCCAAG ccccagtaCAAGATCGCAGACCCCATCAGCACACTCTTCTTCTCCGTCTTCGTCCTCGGCTCCACCATCACCATCCTCAGGGACGTCCTCAGGGTCCTCATGGaaggtgggcagcagggaggcacAAAGGCTGTAGGAG GGGCACCGCGGGGCCTCGAGTTTGACACAGTGAAGGCGACGCTGCTGGGAGTGAGCGGAGTACAGAGCACCCATGATCTGCACCTCTGGGCACTGACGCTGGGCCAGCCCGCCCTGTCGGCACATGTGGCCATCG ATGCCGGCGCAGACCCCGAGTTGGTGCTGCGCGACGCCACGGCGCAGTTGCGGGCCCGGTTTGGGGTCACCTGCTGCACGCTGCAGGTGGAGCGGTaccaggaggagatggggggctgCCCGCACTGCCGTGACCCCTGTGCCTGA
- the SLC30A3 gene encoding probable proton-coupled zinc antiporter SLC30A3 isoform X4 — MESPTGTESARLVSPRGGPAGGSLRLDSLFVGPRDALVPPSPPGPRCHCSPLAPSPGPGGLRAHRQLSIACAVCCTFMVGEVIGGYLAHSLAIMTDAAHLLTDVGSMAVSLFSLRVSTHAPTKTMSFGWHRSETLGALASVLSIWVVTGALVYLAAARIISNDYEIEARAMLATSAGAVGVNLVMAHILHQTPTGCGVGGPRSRDCRLPPAQPGSASVRAAFVHVVGDLLQSLGVLTAAAIIYAKPQYKIADPISTLFFSVFVLGSTITILRDVLRVLMEGGQQGGTKAVGGAPRGLEFDTVKATLLGVSGVQSTHDLHLWALTLGQPALSAHVAIDAGADPELVLRDATAQLRARFGVTCCTLQVERYQEEMGGCPHCRDPCA; from the exons ATGGAGTCCCCGACCGGCACCGAGAGCGCCCGCCTCGTCAGCCCGCGGGGCGGCCCCGCCGGCGGCAGCCTGCGCCTCGACAG TCTGTTTGTAGGTCCCCGCGATGCCCTGGTCCCGCCGTCCCCTCCGGGTCCTCGGTGCCACTGCAGCCCCCTCGCCCCCAGCCCCGGCCCGGGGGGGCTGCGGGCCCACCGGCAGCTGAGCATCGCCTGCGCCGTCTGCTGCACCTTCATGGTCGGGGAGGTGATCG GCGGGTACCTGGCACACAGCCTGGCCATCATGACGGATGCGGCTCATCTGCTGACCGACGTGGGAAGCATGGCTGtcagcctcttctccctccGCGTCTCTACCCACGCGCCCACCAAGACCATGAGCTTCGGCTGGCACCGCTCTG AGACGCTGGGAGCGCTGGCCTCCGTCCTCTCCATCTGGGTGGTCACCGGGGCCCTCGTTTACCTGGCAGCCGCCCGCATCATCAGCAATGACTACGAGATCGAGGCGCGTGCCATGCTGGCTACCTCGGCCGGCGCCGTCGGCGTCAACCTGGT catGGCACACATCCTGCACCAGACCCCCACGGGCTGTGGTGTTGGGGGCCCCCGCAGCAGGGACTGCAGGCTCCCCCCTGCCCAGCCCGGCAGCGCCAGCGTCCGCGCCGCCTTCGTCCATGTCGTGGGTGACCTCCTGCAGAGCCTGGGCGTCCTCACTGCTGCCGCCATCATCTATGCCAAG ccccagtaCAAGATCGCAGACCCCATCAGCACACTCTTCTTCTCCGTCTTCGTCCTCGGCTCCACCATCACCATCCTCAGGGACGTCCTCAGGGTCCTCATGGaaggtgggcagcagggaggcacAAAGGCTGTAGGAG GGGCACCGCGGGGCCTCGAGTTTGACACAGTGAAGGCGACGCTGCTGGGAGTGAGCGGAGTACAGAGCACCCATGATCTGCACCTCTGGGCACTGACGCTGGGCCAGCCCGCCCTGTCGGCACATGTGGCCATCG ATGCCGGCGCAGACCCCGAGTTGGTGCTGCGCGACGCCACGGCGCAGTTGCGGGCCCGGTTTGGGGTCACCTGCTGCACGCTGCAGGTGGAGCGGTaccaggaggagatggggggctgCCCGCACTGCCGTGACCCCTGTGCCTGA
- the SLC30A3 gene encoding probable proton-coupled zinc antiporter SLC30A3 isoform X5: MESPTGTESARLVSPRGGPAGGSLRLDSLFVGPRDALVPPSPPGPRCHCSPLAPSPGPGGLRAHRQLSIACAVCCTFMVGEVIGGYLAHSLAIMTDAAHLLTDVGSMAVSLFSLRVSTHAPTKTMSFGWHRSETLGALASVLSIWVVTGALVYLAAARIISNDYEIEARAMLATSAGAVGVNLVMAHILHQTPTGCGVGGPRSRDCRLPPAQPGSASVRAAFVHVVGDLLQSLGVLTAAAIIYAKPQYKIADPISTLFFSVFVLGSTITILRDVLRVLMEGAPRGLEFDTVKATLLGVSGVQSTHDLHLWALTLGQPALSAHVAIDAGADPELVLRDATAQLRARFGVTCCTLQVERYQEEMGGCPHCRDPCA; this comes from the exons ATGGAGTCCCCGACCGGCACCGAGAGCGCCCGCCTCGTCAGCCCGCGGGGCGGCCCCGCCGGCGGCAGCCTGCGCCTCGACAG TCTGTTTGTAGGTCCCCGCGATGCCCTGGTCCCGCCGTCCCCTCCGGGTCCTCGGTGCCACTGCAGCCCCCTCGCCCCCAGCCCCGGCCCGGGGGGGCTGCGGGCCCACCGGCAGCTGAGCATCGCCTGCGCCGTCTGCTGCACCTTCATGGTCGGGGAGGTGATCG GCGGGTACCTGGCACACAGCCTGGCCATCATGACGGATGCGGCTCATCTGCTGACCGACGTGGGAAGCATGGCTGtcagcctcttctccctccGCGTCTCTACCCACGCGCCCACCAAGACCATGAGCTTCGGCTGGCACCGCTCTG AGACGCTGGGAGCGCTGGCCTCCGTCCTCTCCATCTGGGTGGTCACCGGGGCCCTCGTTTACCTGGCAGCCGCCCGCATCATCAGCAATGACTACGAGATCGAGGCGCGTGCCATGCTGGCTACCTCGGCCGGCGCCGTCGGCGTCAACCTGGT catGGCACACATCCTGCACCAGACCCCCACGGGCTGTGGTGTTGGGGGCCCCCGCAGCAGGGACTGCAGGCTCCCCCCTGCCCAGCCCGGCAGCGCCAGCGTCCGCGCCGCCTTCGTCCATGTCGTGGGTGACCTCCTGCAGAGCCTGGGCGTCCTCACTGCTGCCGCCATCATCTATGCCAAG ccccagtaCAAGATCGCAGACCCCATCAGCACACTCTTCTTCTCCGTCTTCGTCCTCGGCTCCACCATCACCATCCTCAGGGACGTCCTCAGGGTCCTCATGGaag GGGCACCGCGGGGCCTCGAGTTTGACACAGTGAAGGCGACGCTGCTGGGAGTGAGCGGAGTACAGAGCACCCATGATCTGCACCTCTGGGCACTGACGCTGGGCCAGCCCGCCCTGTCGGCACATGTGGCCATCG ATGCCGGCGCAGACCCCGAGTTGGTGCTGCGCGACGCCACGGCGCAGTTGCGGGCCCGGTTTGGGGTCACCTGCTGCACGCTGCAGGTGGAGCGGTaccaggaggagatggggggctgCCCGCACTGCCGTGACCCCTGTGCCTGA